One genomic segment of uncultured Desulfobacter sp. includes these proteins:
- the peaA gene encoding quinohemoprotein amine dehydrogenase subunit alpha — protein sequence MSKTAKWKIGVILLLSVLLAGSTAFGGVLFNETSMVRQKCATCHKPDPQGRLEVIEETRKTMEEWKVVVDRMIRLNSAPLNDEDFYPVIKELTRELCLTPAESRDVAYLNSDENSQYREIPKDDLEVRIFTACVRCHTYGKIKSHRNTLSQWNEVRNLHLGYYPTTVPQMREMNWFKESKELTQHLSKVFSFETPEYRGWLKNRKNQDLSGSWTIAGYQPGMGYYQGTYTLTPDTAKGEDEYKIQKNVQYQTGFSVSSLGTATLYSEYHLRYELAPTPLTGRIEGVFDLNADTGEFSGKWWTVVQDTNAYGNESFYKADGPARIMAAFPQSLKKNTGEPQTLTLVGVNLPANASPADLSFSNAGIKVLDIVQSGPSGLTVTVDVGQQASVGMADINLKNLNYKGLKVFEKVDAIAVSPRIGRARVSCGAAYPPHGVQFVARGISFGPDGKQGTADDLVLDPVNAQWSLSEEKTREDDDDMQYLNAPIANGLYTPLTTYAPIKTRKQNREGVGLIAVTASFENGSGKLTDKVKLAVTVPDFITHIK from the coding sequence ATGAGCAAAACAGCAAAATGGAAAATAGGAGTCATCCTGCTGCTATCAGTGCTGTTAGCAGGGTCGACCGCTTTTGGGGGTGTACTTTTTAACGAGACATCCATGGTTCGGCAAAAATGTGCGACCTGCCACAAACCAGATCCCCAGGGCCGTCTTGAGGTGATTGAAGAAACCCGCAAGACAATGGAAGAGTGGAAAGTAGTGGTGGACCGGATGATCCGGCTCAACAGCGCCCCGTTAAATGACGAGGACTTTTATCCGGTCATTAAAGAACTGACTCGGGAGTTGTGCTTGACACCGGCGGAATCCAGGGACGTCGCGTATCTCAACAGCGATGAAAACAGCCAGTACAGGGAGATTCCCAAAGACGACCTGGAAGTCCGCATTTTTACGGCCTGCGTCCGGTGCCACACCTATGGAAAAATCAAGTCCCACCGGAATACACTAAGTCAGTGGAACGAGGTCCGGAACCTTCACCTGGGTTACTATCCCACCACCGTGCCCCAGATGCGGGAAATGAACTGGTTCAAAGAGTCCAAGGAATTAACCCAGCACCTGTCCAAAGTATTCTCATTTGAAACTCCTGAATACCGGGGGTGGCTCAAAAACAGGAAAAATCAGGATTTGTCCGGTTCCTGGACCATTGCCGGGTATCAGCCCGGGATGGGCTATTATCAAGGCACCTACACCCTGACCCCGGACACGGCCAAAGGAGAAGACGAGTATAAAATCCAGAAAAATGTACAATATCAAACCGGATTTTCCGTTTCTTCCCTGGGAACAGCCACCCTGTATAGCGAATACCATCTTAGATACGAACTGGCCCCGACCCCGTTAACCGGACGGATTGAAGGCGTGTTTGACCTGAATGCCGACACCGGCGAGTTCTCGGGAAAATGGTGGACCGTGGTTCAGGATACCAATGCCTACGGCAATGAATCTTTTTACAAGGCTGACGGGCCGGCGCGAATCATGGCCGCCTTTCCCCAGAGCCTGAAAAAAAATACCGGCGAACCCCAGACCCTGACCCTGGTAGGCGTCAATCTGCCGGCCAATGCATCTCCGGCGGATCTATCCTTTTCCAATGCCGGAATAAAGGTGCTGGACATAGTCCAGTCCGGCCCGTCCGGCCTGACCGTGACCGTGGATGTGGGCCAGCAGGCATCTGTGGGAATGGCTGACATCAATTTAAAAAATCTGAACTACAAGGGGCTCAAGGTATTTGAAAAAGTCGATGCCATTGCCGTGTCCCCCCGTATCGGACGGGCGCGGGTCAGCTGCGGTGCGGCCTATCCGCCCCATGGAGTTCAGTTTGTTGCACGGGGGATTTCCTTTGGCCCGGACGGCAAGCAGGGAACTGCGGACGACCTGGTCCTGGATCCCGTCAATGCCCAATGGAGCCTGTCAGAAGAAAAAACCCGGGAAGACGATGATGACATGCAATACCTGAACGCCCCCATTGCCAATGGGCTTTATACACCGTTGACCACCTATGCGCCCATTAAAACCAGAAAGCAGAACAGAGAAGGCGTGGGCCTCATTGCCGTAACCGCTTCATTTGAAAACGGATCCGGCAAATTGACCGACAAGGTCAAACTGGCAGTCACGGTTCCGGATTTTATCACCCATATAAAATAG
- a CDS encoding U32 family peptidase — translation MNIITPIRALEELEMLIVNGADELYCGLKTREWDEIFSENLWMNRRSPDQANITSLKDLETLIAVAHENAVKVSITLNAPFYPENGITYMLTLCERFADMGVDALIISDLNLLVELSRLNLGLRIHLSSLGACFNSYSVPFYKSLGVKRVILPRQLTLPEIKTIVTKHRDNMEFEVFAVNDGCYFEESFCQTSHTLGAFCLTDWSITPLGTDSPGTGDKTVYPDLKERLAHFKTYLWYQNNCGSSFQQDGLPNGPCSLCQFGDFKNWGVTAVKLVGREASFHRKMGSLQLVKAVRDKALQTQNRDRIMDYAKQLRQTPEYCDSGYMCYFRKT, via the coding sequence ATGAATATCATTACCCCCATCCGCGCCCTTGAAGAATTGGAAATGCTGATTGTCAACGGTGCGGATGAACTGTATTGCGGCTTAAAAACAAGGGAATGGGACGAGATTTTCAGTGAAAACCTGTGGATGAACCGAAGAAGCCCGGACCAGGCCAACATCACATCATTAAAGGATCTTGAGACCTTGATTGCTGTGGCCCATGAAAATGCCGTCAAAGTGAGCATCACCCTGAATGCCCCGTTTTATCCTGAAAACGGCATAACTTATATGCTAACCTTGTGCGAACGATTTGCAGACATGGGGGTGGACGCATTGATTATTTCGGATTTGAACCTGCTGGTTGAGCTGTCCCGCCTGAACCTGGGCCTGCGGATTCATTTAAGCAGCCTGGGCGCCTGTTTCAATTCCTATTCCGTACCGTTTTACAAATCTCTGGGGGTTAAGCGCGTCATTCTGCCCCGCCAGTTGACCCTGCCTGAAATAAAGACAATCGTCACCAAGCACAGGGACAACATGGAGTTTGAAGTCTTCGCGGTGAACGACGGATGCTATTTTGAAGAAAGTTTCTGTCAGACCAGCCACACCCTGGGCGCATTTTGTCTCACCGACTGGTCGATCACGCCCCTGGGAACCGACAGCCCTGGAACCGGAGATAAAACCGTTTACCCGGATTTAAAAGAGCGCCTGGCACACTTTAAAACCTATCTTTGGTATCAGAACAATTGCGGCTCCAGTTTCCAACAGGACGGCCTGCCCAACGGCCCCTGCAGTCTGTGCCAATTCGGCGATTTCAAAAACTGGGGCGTCACCGCCGTTAAATTAGTAGGAAGAGAAGCGTCGTTTCACCGGAAAATGGGCAGTTTGCAACTGGTCAAAGCCGTCCGGGACAAGGCGCTGCAAACCCAAAACCGCGACAGGATAATGGATTATGCCAAACAGCTTCGCCAAACCCCTGAATACTGTGATTCAGGATACATGTGCTACTTCAGAAAAACCTGA
- the qhpC gene encoding quinohemoprotein amine dehydrogenase subunit gamma encodes MKKKGLKPLNKKAKKLANEVQGMSDDPIMTSMPIGCTTIFDTGWETNPRPETPMSNCLSSARDFSACSGTCWWPAQTPDNVTNFPHYQNQCQAIERDWRNLNFVNKR; translated from the coding sequence ATGAAAAAAAAAGGTTTAAAACCACTAAATAAAAAAGCAAAAAAACTGGCAAATGAGGTCCAGGGAATGTCGGACGATCCCATCATGACCAGCATGCCCATCGGCTGCACCACCATATTTGACACCGGGTGGGAAACCAATCCCCGGCCCGAGACCCCCATGAGCAACTGCCTGTCCAGTGCCAGGGATTTCAGCGCCTGTTCCGGAACCTGCTGGTGGCCGGCCCAGACCCCGGACAATGTGACCAACTTTCCCCATTACCAGAACCAGTGCCAGGCCATTGAACGGGACTGGAGAAACCTGAATTTCGTGAACAAACGATAA
- a CDS encoding radical SAM protein, with protein sequence MEQVKIADHKRFTAQGKDFVFLTRTGTIFELEPESSVGSVLDHGTAGQAFTQSDLSTIVAGTDREKQALWSALLVNHVLISEGTSAKEQLEYPVDTPINTLVLHVTEACNLMCRYCYHDDGNGTDRVPTSLDQDVARQAVDFLFDNSGNLEDLVLVFFGGEPLLKPKLISDTIAYADRKAANSGKKISYAMTTNGTVLTDKVIAFIREHRIGMTVSIDGTRAAHDRFRRFPDGSPSYDVILPGVKKLLGTGMTKPVVARVTLAKEVGDIHQSLTHLLDLGFAEAGFSPVTSGENGFMLDKVQMNVLLDQFQTLSDLFVDMALENRFLGFTNLVDLLVNLHEGEVRHYPCGAGMGMFSVDPEGGLFLCQRLTHNQAAHMGDVLNGFNRTKLAAFRKDAGLSNKKPCDGCWAASICAGGCYHEAGIRQGNLLSPNLHYCQWIKSWIETGLNAYARLSVQAPEFLDNLSLLRGHEPLPESII encoded by the coding sequence ATGGAACAGGTAAAGATTGCAGATCATAAACGCTTTACGGCCCAAGGCAAAGACTTTGTCTTTTTAACACGGACCGGGACCATATTTGAACTGGAACCGGAATCCTCTGTTGGATCTGTTCTGGATCACGGCACGGCCGGACAAGCCTTTACACAATCCGATCTGTCGACCATTGTGGCAGGAACCGACAGGGAAAAACAGGCATTGTGGAGCGCCCTTCTGGTCAATCATGTTTTGATATCTGAAGGAACATCGGCCAAGGAGCAACTGGAATACCCGGTGGACACGCCCATCAACACCCTGGTTCTCCATGTCACCGAGGCCTGCAATCTCATGTGCCGGTATTGTTACCACGATGACGGGAACGGCACCGACCGTGTCCCCACATCCTTGGACCAGGACGTGGCCCGGCAGGCCGTGGATTTTCTGTTTGACAACAGTGGCAACCTGGAGGATCTGGTATTGGTTTTCTTTGGCGGGGAGCCCCTGCTCAAGCCAAAGCTGATATCAGACACCATTGCCTACGCAGACAGGAAAGCCGCAAATTCAGGGAAGAAGATCTCCTATGCCATGACCACCAACGGCACCGTCCTGACCGACAAAGTAATTGCATTCATCCGGGAACACCGGATCGGCATGACCGTGAGTATTGACGGCACCAGAGCCGCTCACGACCGGTTCCGCCGTTTCCCGGACGGGTCGCCATCCTATGATGTGATTCTGCCCGGGGTCAAAAAACTGCTGGGCACCGGCATGACCAAACCGGTGGTGGCCCGGGTCACCCTGGCCAAAGAGGTGGGGGATATCCATCAATCCCTGACCCATCTGCTGGATCTGGGGTTTGCCGAAGCAGGCTTTTCACCGGTAACCTCCGGAGAAAATGGATTTATGCTGGACAAGGTTCAAATGAATGTGCTGCTGGATCAGTTTCAAACCTTGTCGGATCTCTTTGTGGACATGGCTCTGGAAAACCGGTTCCTGGGATTCACCAACCTGGTTGACCTTTTGGTCAACCTGCACGAAGGCGAGGTCAGGCATTACCCCTGTGGTGCGGGGATGGGCATGTTTTCCGTTGATCCCGAAGGGGGGCTTTTCCTGTGCCAGCGGCTGACCCACAATCAGGCCGCCCACATGGGTGATGTCCTTAACGGTTTTAACCGGACCAAACTGGCAGCGTTCCGGAAAGATGCGGGACTTTCCAATAAGAAACCCTGTGACGGTTGCTGGGCTGCATCCATCTGTGCCGGCGGCTGTTACCATGAAGCCGGTATCCGTCAGGGAAACCTGCTTTCGCCCAATCTGCACTATTGCCAATGGATTAAATCATGGATTGAAACCGGTCTGAACGCATATGCCCGGCTTTCCGTACAGGCTCCGGAATTTCTGGACAACCTGTCCCTGCTCAGGGGGCATGAACCGCTGCCTGAATCAATTATATGA
- a CDS encoding transporter, translated as MKNFWILLFVMISFTGLMNPASADVLDPLDNSSAPVGTKVLVSYFGYQHLPDYETEDGTTLDVGVDVAYAAFRPVYFAGKVFGKTWGVNGIISVTDISVEGNDNDPADIGTYNGLGDLVVGPFIFLYEDFKKQVFLSFWEFVYTPTGTDEVSTDSWWFQHQLAFGWYPGPWSLDVCVNYWQKDEDQDVDVSDAFELEAAVGYAVTDKLRLAVQAAWWKDFDDQEDADGNFIDGPGENLKLGINLGYALQENLMLNLRYMHDVESDAYTKGSWTYLRLTYIF; from the coding sequence ATGAAAAATTTTTGGATTCTTTTGTTTGTTATGATCTCTTTTACCGGATTGATGAACCCGGCTTCAGCCGATGTCCTGGACCCCCTGGACAACAGTTCGGCACCCGTTGGAACCAAGGTCCTTGTCAGTTATTTCGGGTATCAGCATTTACCCGATTACGAAACAGAAGACGGCACGACGCTTGATGTCGGGGTGGATGTGGCTTATGCCGCCTTCAGGCCGGTTTATTTTGCCGGAAAAGTGTTTGGAAAAACCTGGGGAGTTAACGGCATTATTTCAGTAACGGATATTTCCGTTGAAGGGAATGATAACGACCCCGCAGATATAGGAACGTATAACGGCTTGGGAGATCTGGTGGTCGGCCCTTTTATCTTTTTATATGAAGATTTTAAAAAACAAGTATTTCTCTCATTCTGGGAATTTGTCTATACCCCGACAGGCACAGATGAGGTCAGCACTGATTCCTGGTGGTTTCAGCACCAACTGGCCTTTGGCTGGTATCCCGGTCCTTGGTCTCTGGACGTATGCGTGAACTACTGGCAGAAAGATGAGGACCAGGATGTAGATGTATCGGATGCATTTGAACTTGAGGCAGCCGTCGGCTATGCAGTGACGGACAAACTTCGTCTGGCTGTCCAGGCTGCCTGGTGGAAAGATTTTGATGATCAGGAGGATGCCGATGGCAATTTTATAGATGGCCCGGGTGAAAATCTGAAATTGGGCATCAACCTGGGTTATGCACTTCAGGAAAATCTTATGCTCAATTTGAGGTATATGCACGATGTGGAATCGGACGCCTACACAAAAGGCTCCTGGACCTACCTGCGCCTGACCTACATATTTTAA
- a CDS encoding NapC/NirT family cytochrome c, whose product MQSKSKKKLILILIAIVLPAIALAAHELSVVYLQDKTCVACHEMTDPIEKWKASGTAKNHRNCAKCHFDSGLEGWMHMNKSAVRFFVEHFKRDPDAPILPKEEPLFLEVDKEPGYWSYVPNSRCFSCKNVENHKPEDQVRIHKKLIKNIASQPCKDCHNHEMRNGQKFFEPVTAEAG is encoded by the coding sequence ATGCAATCCAAATCCAAAAAAAAATTAATCCTGATCCTCATCGCCATTGTGCTGCCTGCCATCGCGCTGGCAGCACATGAATTATCAGTGGTTTATCTTCAGGATAAAACCTGTGTCGCCTGTCATGAAATGACAGATCCCATTGAAAAATGGAAGGCGTCGGGAACAGCCAAAAACCACAGGAACTGTGCAAAATGCCATTTCGATTCCGGACTTGAGGGATGGATGCACATGAACAAATCCGCTGTCCGGTTTTTTGTCGAGCATTTCAAGCGGGACCCGGATGCCCCGATCCTTCCCAAGGAAGAGCCTCTTTTTCTTGAAGTGGACAAAGAACCGGGCTATTGGAGCTATGTCCCCAATTCCCGATGTTTTTCCTGTAAAAATGTTGAAAACCATAAGCCGGAGGACCAGGTCCGTATCCACAAAAAGCTGATTAAAAACATTGCATCCCAGCCCTGCAAGGACTGCCACAACCATGAGATGAGAAACGGGCAGAAATTTTTTGAACCGGTCACGGCCGAGGCCGGCTGA